The following proteins come from a genomic window of Salvia hispanica cultivar TCC Black 2014 chromosome 4, UniMelb_Shisp_WGS_1.0, whole genome shotgun sequence:
- the LOC125223983 gene encoding E3 ubiquitin-protein ligase RSL1-like — protein sequence MSLPTASFDYGLDSDADELQAIAAEQRFELMTAKTVDADLDFAFDLQLQEAITASLSLNPQPSTSSTAAAVDQPQRNEEELKFTDLLSDELLKLEQELRDQAISEREFQNLKNDLDRRLHDHQLALEISRMSDDEWDDWGDDFERPFGEGSSKGGSNEIFRVYFKGLMENRLTDESPLGGIGVAICDSRDDLLFELRKPFVAHGANRRTADITALIEGLNAALELQLQRLVFYCDYNPIFNYVTRQWSSKQKKVAALVDRVTDLSKKFTYCQPARVARKDIKFAFKLAREAIDAQVNRAAEASSSNNPKEACVICLEDSNINQIFSIDDCLHRYCFSCMKQHVEMKLLHGLLPTCPHEGCKSELKIDSCRTFLTPRLIDIMSQRMKEASIPVTEKVYCPYPKCSALMSKSEALEHSKPAIVGAERSGARKCLKCNNHFCINCKVPWHNNSTCTQYKLCNPHPPQEEAKLKNLAATNLWRQCVKCNYMIELATGCYHMTCRCGNEFCYTCGAEWKKKKATCSCPLWDEENILEDDFDSDEEDEDAYLDSDSDSDGY from the exons ATGTCCCTTCCGACGGCGTCGTTTGACTACGGATTAGACTCCGACGCCGACGAACTCCAGGCCATCGCCGCCGAGCAACGCTTCGAACTAATGACCGCCAAAACCGTCGACGCCGACCTCGATTTCGCCTTCGATCTCCAACTCCAGGAAGCCATAACCGCTTCTCTATCCCTTAATCCCCAACCTTCCACCTCCTCCACTGCCGCCGCTGTCGATCAACCCCAACGAAACGAGGAGGAATTGAAATTCACCGACCTCCTCTCCGACGAGCTCCTCAAACTCGAGCAGGAACTCAGAGACCAAGCTATTTCCGAGAGAGAATTCCAGAATTTGAAGAATGATCTCGACAGGCGGCTCCACGATCATCAGTTGGCGCTTGAGATCTCGAGAATGTCGGATGATGAGTGGGATGATTGGGGGGATGATTTTGAGCGACCGTTTGGGGAAGGCAGTTCGAAAGGGGGGAGTAATGAGATATTTAGGGTTTATTTCAAGGGTTTGATGGAGAATCGTTTGACTGACGAATCTCCTCTCGGAGGAATTGGCGTCGCGATATGCGATTCGAGGGATGATTTGTTGTTTGAGTTGCGGAAGCCTTTCGTGGCCCACGGGGCGAACCGCCGGACCGCAGATATCACGGCTCTTATCGAAGGGCTCAATGCTGCACTGGAACTCCAACTGCAAAGGCTTGTTTTCTACTGCGATTATAATCCGATTTTCAATTAT GTTACTAGACAGTGGTCGAGCAAACAGAAAAAAGTTGCTGCACTGGTAGATAGAGTAACCGATCTTTCAAAAAAGTTTACGTACTGCCAGCCAGCTCGTGTTGCTCGAAAAGACATAAAGTTTGCGTTTAAACTAGCTAGAGAAGCGATAGATGCTCAGGTAAACAGGGCTGCAGAGGCAAGTAGCTCTAATAATCCAAAGGAGGCGTGTGTTATCTGTTTGGAGGATTCAAATATAAACCAGATCTTCTCTATCGATGATTGTCTGCACCGCTATTGCTTTTCTTGCATGAAACAACACGTGGAAATGAAGCTACTCCATGGCCTGCTGCCTACTTGTCCACACGAAGGATGCAAATctgaattgaaaattgataGTTGCAGAACATTCTTGACACCTAGGTTGATAGACATTATGAGTCAGCGTATGAAGGAGGCCTCGATTCCAGTGACAGAGAAAGTTTACTGTCCTTACCCTAAATGTTCAGCTCTAATGTCCAAGTCAGAGGCTCTTGAACATTCAAAGCCTGCCATAGTAGGAGCGGAAAGATCAGGAGCCAGAAAGTGCTTAAAATGCAATAACCACTTTTGTATAAATTGTAAAGTTCCCTGGCACAATAACTCAACTTGTACTCAGTACAAATTGTGCAACCCTCATCCCCCTCAAGAAGAAGCAAAACTGAAGAACTTAGCAGCAACAAATTTGTGGCGTCAGTGTGTAAAATGCAACTATATGATTGAACTCGCTACTGGATGTTACCATATGACTTGCAG ATGTGGAAATGAATTTTGTTACACATGTGGTGCTGAgtggaaaaagaagaaggcgACCTGCTCTTGTCCACTTTGGGATGAGGAGAACATTCTGGAAGATGACTTCGACTCGGATGAAGAAGACGAGGATGCATACTTAGATTCAGATTCAGATTCAGATGGATATTAG